From Ramlibacter agri, a single genomic window includes:
- a CDS encoding MarR family winged helix-turn-helix transcriptional regulator, which translates to MATIAKTSKPRKRASQAELAGHRPEALITFRVQVLAQLLSRLVDTSVRDALGLTSRQWRVLVILARIGPSTSGEVARMAHFDHSQVSRVAFELANLGLVEQGADAADRRKQVLSLTVAGSDALRNGLPASLDREDRLRATLSADDYKTFCKVLDVLGAEALRMVGESS; encoded by the coding sequence ATGGCAACAATTGCTAAGACAAGTAAACCGCGCAAGCGCGCCTCGCAGGCGGAGCTGGCGGGCCACCGCCCGGAGGCCCTGATCACCTTCCGCGTGCAGGTGCTCGCGCAGCTGCTGTCCAGGCTGGTGGACACTTCCGTGCGCGACGCGCTGGGCCTCACCAGCCGGCAATGGCGCGTGCTGGTGATCCTGGCGCGCATCGGGCCGTCCACCTCGGGCGAGGTGGCGCGCATGGCCCACTTCGACCACAGCCAGGTCAGCCGCGTGGCCTTCGAGCTGGCGAACCTGGGCCTGGTGGAGCAGGGCGCCGACGCGGCCGACCGCCGCAAGCAGGTGCTGTCGCTGACGGTGGCCGGCTCCGATGCCTTGCGCAACGGCCTGCCGGCGTCGCTGGACCGCGAGGACCGCCTGCGCGCAACGCTGAGCGCAGACGACTACAAGACCTTCTGTAAAGTGCTGGATGTGCTGGGCGCGGAAGCGCTGCGGATGGTGGGAGAGTCTTCCTAG
- a CDS encoding tripartite tricarboxylate transporter substrate binding protein, which translates to MHCATRRGLLAASLALAAGAALPAGAAEAWPARPITLVVPQGPGSGSDISARLIAQFMATELGQPVVVDNRAGAGGIVAHQAVMRAPADGYTLLFTSTAQLLVVPEINPSARYTLDDFTPVAPVLRAPFAILVAATPGSPRTLNELVERLRATPAAFASAGVGTMTHLASEIFLNRAGVKATHVPYKGSGAALADLMGGQVLFAADSLTASLPFVRSGKLRALAVTGDQREGSLPEVPTLAEAGLPGDPVAVIGGLFAPKGIPKDVAARIGHAADVALRKPEVVARFAAMETGILHVSNDAFVAQLRREAPGWQALVRKMGIKAE; encoded by the coding sequence ATGCATTGTGCAACCCGCCGCGGCCTGCTCGCCGCGTCCCTGGCCCTCGCAGCCGGCGCCGCGCTGCCGGCCGGCGCCGCCGAGGCCTGGCCCGCGCGCCCCATCACGCTGGTCGTGCCGCAAGGCCCCGGCTCCGGCAGCGACATCTCCGCGCGCCTGATCGCCCAGTTCATGGCCACCGAGCTGGGCCAGCCTGTCGTGGTGGACAACCGCGCCGGCGCCGGCGGCATCGTCGCCCACCAAGCCGTGATGCGCGCGCCGGCGGACGGCTACACGTTGCTGTTCACGTCCACCGCGCAGCTGCTGGTGGTGCCCGAGATCAACCCTTCTGCCCGCTACACGCTGGACGACTTCACGCCGGTGGCGCCGGTGCTGCGCGCGCCCTTCGCCATCCTGGTCGCCGCCACGCCAGGCAGCCCCCGCACGCTGAACGAGCTGGTGGAGCGCCTGCGCGCCACGCCCGCCGCCTTCGCTTCGGCGGGCGTCGGCACCATGACGCACCTGGCCTCGGAAATCTTCCTCAATCGCGCCGGCGTCAAGGCGACGCACGTTCCCTACAAGGGCAGCGGCGCGGCGCTGGCCGACCTCATGGGCGGGCAGGTGCTGTTCGCCGCCGACTCGCTGACCGCCTCCCTGCCCTTCGTGCGCTCGGGCAAGCTGCGCGCGCTGGCCGTCACCGGCGACCAGCGCGAAGGCTCGCTGCCGGAGGTGCCGACGTTGGCCGAAGCCGGCCTGCCCGGCGACCCGGTCGCCGTGATCGGCGGCCTGTTCGCGCCCAAGGGCATTCCCAAGGACGTCGCGGCGCGCATCGGCCACGCGGCGGACGTCGCCCTGCGCAAGCCCGAAGTCGTGGCCAGGTTCGCGGCGATGGAAACCGGCATCCTGCACGTGTCCAACGACGCTTTCGTGGCGCAGCTGCGGCGCGAGGCGCCGGGCTGGCAGGCGCTGGTGCGCAAGATGGGGATCAAGGCAGAATGA
- a CDS encoding CaiB/BaiF CoA transferase family protein — MSTPLRGVRVIDLSRLVAGNMLTMQLADFGADVLKIEDPEGGDTLRHWKEPLDGGRSLDAWWQVYGRNKRSAALDLRDAQARELLKKLVAGADVLVESFRPGRLESLGLGPADLHAVAPRLVIVRISGWGQSGPYSELPGFGSLVEGFSGFAHKHSESGAPRLPNMALADMVAGLSGAFATLAAVREVEVNGGRGQVVDLSLLEPMLSILGPDAAILAATGRAPDPTIKVASPRGVYRCRDGAWVALSGSTETMARRVMEAIGRPELCADPRFASNAARLANDAELDGCIADFIAGLGLAECLALFRERGVTVGPVHDTASLLADRHVQQRGCFVPFGPRHMVMHAVTPRLDGTPGALRNEAPLLGEHTAQVLQELGVAAGDIQALAERGTVRCA; from the coding sequence ATGAGCACGCCCCTGCGCGGCGTGCGCGTCATCGACCTGTCGCGGCTGGTCGCCGGCAACATGCTGACGATGCAGCTGGCCGACTTCGGCGCCGACGTCCTGAAGATCGAAGACCCGGAAGGCGGCGACACGCTGCGCCACTGGAAGGAGCCGCTGGACGGCGGCCGCAGCCTCGACGCCTGGTGGCAGGTCTATGGCCGCAACAAGCGCAGCGCCGCGCTGGACCTGCGCGACGCGCAGGCGCGCGAGCTGCTGAAGAAGCTGGTGGCCGGCGCCGACGTGCTGGTCGAAAGCTTCCGGCCCGGACGGCTGGAATCGCTGGGCCTGGGCCCCGCGGACCTGCATGCGGTGGCGCCGCGGCTGGTGATCGTGCGCATCTCCGGCTGGGGCCAGAGCGGTCCTTACAGCGAGCTGCCCGGCTTCGGCAGCCTGGTGGAAGGCTTCAGCGGCTTCGCCCACAAGCATTCCGAGAGCGGCGCCCCGCGCCTGCCCAACATGGCGCTGGCCGACATGGTGGCTGGCCTGTCCGGCGCGTTCGCGACGCTGGCCGCCGTGCGCGAAGTGGAAGTGAACGGCGGCCGCGGCCAGGTGGTGGACCTGTCGCTGCTCGAGCCCATGCTCTCCATCCTCGGGCCCGATGCCGCCATCCTCGCGGCCACGGGCCGCGCGCCCGATCCCACCATCAAGGTCGCGTCGCCGCGCGGCGTGTACCGTTGCCGCGACGGCGCCTGGGTCGCGCTCTCGGGCTCGACCGAAACGATGGCGCGCCGCGTGATGGAAGCCATCGGCCGCCCCGAGCTCTGCGCCGACCCGCGCTTTGCCAGCAATGCGGCGCGGCTGGCCAACGACGCGGAGCTCGATGGCTGCATCGCGGACTTCATCGCCGGCCTCGGCCTCGCCGAATGCCTGGCCCTCTTCCGCGAACGCGGCGTGACGGTGGGACCGGTGCACGACACCGCTTCGCTGCTGGCGGACAGGCACGTGCAGCAGCGCGGCTGCTTCGTGCCCTTCGGGCCGCGGCACATGGTGATGCACGCGGTGACGCCGCGCCTGGACGGCACGCCCGGCGCGCTGCGCAACGAGGCGCCGCTGCTCGGTGAACATACCGCGCAGGTGCTGCAGGAGTTGGGCGTAGCGGCGGGAGACATCCAGGCGCTGGCGGAAAGAGGAACCGTGCGGTGCGCGTGA
- a CDS encoding aldolase/citrate lyase family protein, translating to MKAARSLLFVPAIAPRMLAGAAQRGADAVIVDLEDSVPPAHKADARVAAGPAIEALAREVPVLARVNAGAWQEDIAALPLAALAAVLLPKVESAEEVQELAAALAARCATPPPIAALIESALGVLRAERIALASPALCALGFGAEDFAAEMGVTPQAASLLMPAQQVTLAARAHGLACWGLADSIAEIEDMQDFAASCAEARAIGFTGTVCIHPRQVAAANTGFGATAEEQAWARDVLAAAEAAGPQGQGAFEFRGRMVDRPILERARRWAGSGSR from the coding sequence GTGAAGGCTGCCCGTTCGCTGCTGTTCGTGCCGGCCATCGCGCCGCGCATGCTGGCCGGTGCCGCGCAACGCGGCGCCGATGCCGTGATCGTGGACCTGGAAGACAGCGTGCCGCCGGCCCACAAGGCGGATGCGCGCGTCGCCGCCGGGCCCGCGATCGAGGCGCTGGCCAGGGAAGTGCCGGTCCTCGCGCGGGTGAACGCCGGCGCCTGGCAGGAAGACATCGCCGCGTTGCCGCTGGCGGCGCTGGCGGCCGTGCTGTTGCCCAAGGTCGAATCGGCCGAAGAGGTGCAGGAGCTCGCGGCCGCCCTGGCGGCGCGCTGCGCCACGCCGCCACCGATCGCAGCGCTGATCGAATCCGCGCTGGGCGTGCTGCGCGCGGAACGCATCGCGCTGGCGTCACCGGCTCTGTGCGCCCTGGGTTTCGGCGCCGAGGATTTCGCGGCGGAAATGGGCGTCACGCCCCAGGCAGCCTCCCTGCTGATGCCGGCGCAACAGGTGACACTGGCGGCGCGTGCCCATGGCCTCGCCTGCTGGGGGCTCGCGGACAGCATCGCGGAGATCGAGGACATGCAGGACTTCGCGGCCTCTTGCGCGGAGGCACGGGCCATCGGCTTCACCGGCACGGTCTGCATCCATCCGCGTCAGGTGGCCGCGGCCAACACGGGCTTCGGGGCGACGGCGGAAGAACAGGCGTGGGCGCGCGACGTGCTCGCCGCCGCCGAGGCCGCGGGCCCGCAGGGCCAAGGCGCCTTCGAGTTCCGCGGTCGCATGGTCGACCGGCCCATCCTCGAACGCGCGCGCCGCTGGGCCGGCTCGGGAAGCCGGTGA
- a CDS encoding efflux transporter outer membrane subunit: protein MKTFALLPLVGALLLAGCATALPELPAQPAPPVQFKEAARWTTAAPAEAQDRGEWWKAFADPQLDALVRRAGEANTSVAEAAARLAQARSLVRAANADRLPQVGLGASVDRAAGANSVAGPAPFALYQAGVQLAYEPDLFGRATGRRDVASLDAQAREALLQSTRLAVQAETAQTYLVLRALDVEQALVRETVDAYAGTLRLTQRRYQAGDVAELDVVRAQTEVAATEADGLAIARQRATVEHALAVLVGEPASEFTVPVADWTTALPVIPAGVPATVLARRPDVAAAQSSLLAAQARVGVAQAAWFPSLSLTAEGGFASPALGDLLRWSARAWSVEALLSLPIFDGGRRQAGVESAQAQLDAALASYRGQVLVAFREVEDQLSALRLLHEQSLAQGRAVDAARRATTLSDTRYRNGLVSQLELLDARRSELRNRREALQVRSAEFQATVVLVKALGGSWDAAPRQGEGRARTELAVKGRG from the coding sequence ATGAAGACCTTCGCGCTTCTTCCCCTCGTCGGCGCGCTGCTGCTCGCCGGTTGCGCCACCGCCTTGCCGGAGCTGCCCGCGCAGCCGGCGCCGCCCGTGCAATTCAAGGAGGCCGCACGCTGGACCACCGCGGCGCCGGCCGAAGCGCAGGACCGGGGTGAATGGTGGAAAGCCTTCGCCGACCCGCAGCTGGATGCCTTGGTGCGGCGCGCCGGCGAAGCCAACACCAGCGTCGCCGAGGCCGCCGCGCGGCTGGCACAAGCGCGTTCGTTGGTGCGCGCCGCCAATGCCGACCGCCTGCCGCAGGTCGGCTTGGGCGCTTCGGTGGACCGCGCGGCCGGCGCCAACAGCGTGGCCGGCCCCGCGCCTTTCGCGCTCTACCAGGCCGGCGTGCAGCTCGCCTACGAGCCCGACCTGTTCGGCCGCGCCACCGGCCGGCGCGACGTCGCCTCGCTGGATGCGCAGGCGCGCGAAGCGCTGCTGCAAAGCACGCGCCTGGCCGTGCAGGCCGAGACGGCGCAAACCTACCTGGTGCTGCGCGCGCTGGACGTGGAGCAGGCGCTGGTGCGCGAGACGGTGGACGCCTATGCCGGCACCTTGCGCCTGACGCAGCGCCGCTACCAGGCCGGTGACGTCGCCGAGCTCGACGTCGTCCGCGCGCAGACTGAAGTTGCCGCCACCGAGGCCGATGGCCTGGCCATCGCCCGGCAGCGCGCCACCGTCGAACATGCGCTGGCGGTGCTGGTCGGCGAACCGGCGTCGGAGTTCACGGTGCCGGTTGCAGACTGGACGACGGCCTTGCCCGTCATCCCCGCGGGCGTGCCGGCGACGGTGCTGGCGCGGCGGCCGGACGTGGCCGCGGCCCAGTCCTCGCTGCTGGCGGCGCAGGCGCGCGTCGGCGTGGCGCAGGCGGCCTGGTTCCCCAGCCTGTCGCTGACCGCGGAAGGCGGCTTCGCATCACCGGCGCTGGGCGACCTGCTGCGCTGGTCGGCCCGCGCGTGGAGCGTGGAGGCGCTGCTGTCCTTGCCGATCTTCGACGGCGGTCGCAGGCAGGCCGGTGTCGAGAGCGCGCAGGCGCAGCTCGATGCCGCGCTGGCCAGCTACCGCGGCCAGGTGCTGGTGGCTTTCCGTGAAGTGGAAGACCAGCTGTCGGCGCTGCGCCTGCTGCACGAGCAGTCGCTGGCGCAGGGCCGCGCCGTCGATGCGGCTCGTCGAGCCACCACGCTGTCGGACACGCGCTACCGCAACGGCCTGGTGAGCCAGCTGGAACTGCTGGACGCGCGCCGCAGCGAGCTGCGCAATCGCCGCGAGGCGCTACAGGTGCGGTCCGCGGAGTTCCAGGCGACGGTGGTGCTGGTGAAGGCGCTGGGTGGCAGCTGGGACGCTGCGCCGCGCCAGGGCGAGGGCAGGGCGCGCACCGAGCTGGCCGTGAAGGGACGCGGTTGA
- a CDS encoding efflux RND transporter permease subunit, with protein MNISRFFIDRPIFAGVLSLLIFLAGLIALRSLPISEYPEVVPPTIVVRANYPGANPKVIAETVATPLEEAINGVEGMLYMGSQATTDGLLTLSVTFRLGTDPDKAQQLVQNRVAQAEARLPEDVRRLGLSTVKSSPDITMVVHLVSPNGRYGMDYLRNYAVLNVRDRLARIGGVGDVGIWGGGEYAMRVWLDPQKVAQRGLSASDVVKAIREQNVQAAAGVVGASPGLPGVDIQLSINAQGRLQNEEEFGDIIVKTGSDGAVTRLRDVARLELGAADYSLRSLLNNDSAVGIGVFQAPGSNALQISEQVRATMEELRKGMPEGVDYRIAYDPTQFVRASIESVVHTLLEAIALVVLVVILFLQTWRASVIPLLAVPVSVVGTFAVLHMLGFSINALSLFGLVLAIGIVVDDAIVVVENVERNIEAGLSPREATYRAMREVSGPIIAIALVLVAVFVPLAFISGLTGQFYRQFAVTIAISTVISAFNSLTLSPALAALLLRGHDAPKDALTRFMDRAFGWLFRRFNKVFLRGSNAYGGGVRTVLAHKGAMIAVYAVLAVATAGLFHAVPKGFVPAQDKQYLIGFAQLPDGATLDRTDAVIRKMGEIAQKNPNVEGTLAFPGLSINGFTNSSNAGIVFAMLKPFDERKGKDQSGEAVAGQLNQAFAGIQDAFIVMFPPPPVQGLGTTGGFKLQLEDRGSLGYEAMDNAVKAFMAKAWQTPELAGMFTSWQVNVPQLYADIDRTRARQLGVAVTDVFDTMSTYLGSVYVNDFNKFGRTYSVRVQADAAYRARPEDIGALKVRSSSGEMVPLSALMNVRSSYGPERAMRYNGYLTADINGGPAPGFSSGQAQEAIKRIAAETLPSGISYEWTELTYQEILAGNSAVVVFPLAILLVFLVLAAQYESLTLPLAILLIVPMGVFAALAGVWLGGGENNVFTQIGLMVLVGLSAKNAILIVEFARELEFAGKTPVQAAIEAARLRLRPILMTSLAFVMGVVPLVLSSGAGSEMRRAMGVAVFSGMIGVTAFGLFLTPVFYVVLRRLAGNRPLRQHGQVPHFEGFAGGGGGAVRPVPAAPLHSLES; from the coding sequence ATGAACATCTCGCGCTTTTTCATCGACCGGCCGATCTTTGCCGGCGTGCTGTCGCTGTTGATCTTCCTTGCGGGGCTCATCGCGCTGCGCTCGCTGCCGATCTCGGAATACCCCGAGGTCGTGCCGCCCACCATCGTCGTGCGCGCCAACTACCCCGGCGCCAACCCGAAGGTGATCGCCGAGACGGTGGCCACGCCGCTGGAAGAGGCCATCAACGGCGTCGAAGGCATGCTCTACATGGGCAGCCAGGCGACCACCGACGGCCTGCTGACGCTCAGCGTGACCTTCCGCCTGGGCACCGACCCGGACAAGGCGCAGCAGCTGGTGCAGAACCGCGTGGCGCAGGCCGAGGCGCGGCTGCCTGAGGACGTGCGGCGCCTGGGGCTGTCCACGGTCAAGAGCTCGCCCGACATCACGATGGTGGTCCACCTCGTGTCGCCCAACGGCCGCTACGGCATGGACTACCTGCGCAACTACGCCGTGCTGAACGTGCGCGACCGGCTGGCGCGCATCGGCGGTGTCGGCGACGTCGGCATCTGGGGCGGTGGCGAGTACGCCATGCGCGTCTGGCTCGACCCGCAGAAGGTGGCGCAGCGCGGCCTGTCGGCCAGCGACGTCGTCAAGGCCATCCGCGAGCAGAACGTGCAGGCGGCCGCCGGCGTGGTGGGCGCCTCGCCCGGCCTGCCCGGTGTGGACATCCAGTTGTCCATCAACGCGCAGGGACGGCTGCAGAACGAGGAGGAGTTCGGCGACATCATCGTCAAGACCGGCAGCGACGGCGCCGTCACGCGGCTGCGCGACGTGGCGCGGCTGGAGCTGGGCGCGGCCGACTACTCGCTGCGCTCGCTCCTGAACAACGACTCCGCGGTGGGCATCGGCGTGTTCCAGGCGCCGGGCTCCAACGCGCTGCAGATCTCGGAGCAGGTGCGCGCGACGATGGAGGAACTGCGCAAGGGCATGCCCGAAGGCGTGGACTACCGCATCGCCTACGACCCCACCCAGTTCGTGCGCGCCTCCATCGAATCGGTGGTGCACACGCTGCTGGAAGCCATCGCGCTGGTGGTGCTGGTGGTGATCCTGTTCCTGCAGACCTGGCGGGCCTCGGTCATCCCGCTGCTGGCCGTGCCGGTGTCGGTGGTTGGCACCTTCGCGGTGCTGCACATGCTGGGTTTCTCGATCAATGCGCTGAGCCTGTTCGGGCTGGTGCTGGCCATCGGCATCGTGGTGGACGACGCCATCGTGGTGGTGGAGAACGTGGAGCGCAACATCGAGGCGGGGCTGAGTCCGCGCGAGGCCACGTACCGCGCCATGCGCGAAGTGTCCGGGCCGATCATCGCCATCGCGCTGGTGCTGGTCGCGGTGTTCGTGCCGCTGGCCTTCATCAGCGGGCTCACGGGCCAGTTCTACCGCCAGTTCGCGGTGACCATCGCGATCTCCACGGTGATCTCGGCCTTCAACTCGCTGACCCTGTCGCCGGCGCTGGCGGCGCTGCTGCTGCGCGGCCACGATGCGCCCAAGGACGCGCTGACGCGCTTCATGGACCGCGCCTTCGGCTGGCTGTTCCGCCGCTTCAACAAGGTGTTCCTGCGCGGCTCGAACGCTTACGGCGGTGGCGTGCGCACGGTGCTGGCGCACAAGGGCGCGATGATCGCCGTGTACGCGGTGCTGGCCGTGGCCACGGCCGGCCTGTTCCACGCGGTGCCCAAGGGCTTCGTGCCGGCGCAGGACAAGCAGTACCTGATCGGCTTCGCGCAGCTGCCGGACGGCGCCACGCTGGACCGCACCGACGCGGTAATCCGCAAGATGGGCGAGATCGCGCAGAAGAACCCCAACGTGGAGGGCACGCTGGCTTTCCCGGGACTCTCGATCAACGGCTTCACCAACAGCTCCAACGCGGGCATCGTGTTCGCGATGCTGAAGCCCTTCGACGAGCGCAAGGGCAAGGACCAGAGCGGCGAGGCGGTGGCCGGCCAGTTGAACCAGGCCTTCGCCGGCATCCAGGACGCCTTCATCGTCATGTTCCCGCCGCCGCCCGTGCAGGGCCTGGGCACCACCGGCGGCTTCAAGCTGCAACTGGAGGACCGCGGTTCGTTGGGCTACGAAGCGATGGACAACGCGGTGAAGGCCTTCATGGCGAAGGCCTGGCAGACGCCGGAGCTGGCGGGCATGTTTACCAGCTGGCAGGTCAACGTGCCGCAGCTCTATGCCGACATCGACCGCACCCGCGCGCGCCAGCTGGGCGTGGCCGTCACCGACGTGTTCGACACCATGTCCACCTACCTGGGCAGCGTGTACGTCAACGACTTCAACAAGTTCGGCCGCACCTACAGCGTGCGGGTGCAGGCGGACGCGGCCTACCGCGCGCGGCCGGAGGACATCGGCGCGCTGAAGGTGCGCTCTTCGTCCGGCGAGATGGTGCCGCTGTCGGCGCTGATGAACGTGCGTTCCAGCTACGGGCCGGAGCGGGCCATGCGCTACAACGGCTACCTCACAGCCGACATCAACGGCGGGCCGGCCCCGGGCTTCTCGTCCGGCCAGGCGCAGGAGGCGATCAAGCGCATCGCTGCGGAGACGCTGCCCTCGGGCATCTCCTACGAATGGACCGAGCTGACCTACCAGGAGATCCTGGCCGGCAATTCCGCGGTGGTGGTGTTCCCGCTGGCCATCCTGCTGGTGTTCCTGGTGCTGGCCGCGCAGTACGAAAGCCTGACCCTGCCGCTGGCGATCCTGCTGATCGTGCCCATGGGCGTGTTCGCGGCGCTGGCTGGCGTGTGGCTCGGTGGCGGCGAGAACAACGTGTTCACGCAGATCGGGCTGATGGTGCTGGTGGGCCTGTCGGCGAAGAACGCGATCCTGATCGTGGAGTTCGCCCGCGAGCTGGAGTTCGCGGGGAAGACCCCGGTGCAGGCGGCGATCGAGGCTGCACGCCTGCGCCTGCGGCCGATCCTGATGACCTCGCTGGCCTTCGTGATGGGCGTGGTGCCGCTGGTGCTGTCTTCCGGCGCGGGCTCCGAGATGCGGCGCGCCATGGGCGTGGCCGTGTTCAGCGGAATGATCGGCGTGACGGCCTTCGGCCTCTTCCTCACGCCCGTGTTCTACGTCGTGCTGCGGCGGCTGGCGGGCAACCGGCCGCTGCGCCAGCACGGGCAGGTGCCCCACTTCGAGGGCTTCGCCGGCGGTGGTGGCGGCGCGGTGCGCCCCGTTCCCGCGGCGCCCCTGCATTCCCTGGAGTCCTGA
- a CDS encoding efflux RND transporter periplasmic adaptor subunit, which yields MENAANNKKRNWRLWTAAGAVASLSALATAVISLQGGAAQATANAAPPPPQVSVATVSEADVTAWDEFSGRLEAVERVEVRSRVAGAVQAVHFREGALVRQGELLITIDPAPYQAEVERAEAQVAAAQARQAQAQSEHARAQRLWEESAIAQRELEERANAEREAGANLRAAQAQLQGARLNLGYTQVRAPVSGRIGKLEVTPGNLVAAGPGAPVLTNLVSVSPIYASFDADEQVIARALKDLPGGASARQLIERIPVQMGTGTSSDTPYAGHLQLVDNQVDAKSGTIRLRAAFDNKDGALIPGQFARVRMGQARSTRAVLVTERAVGTDQEKKFVLVVGADNKAEYREVTLGASSHGLRVVQSGLKPGERIVVNGLQRVRPGAVVQPQQVTMEAKA from the coding sequence ATGGAAAACGCTGCCAACAACAAGAAGCGCAACTGGCGACTGTGGACCGCGGCCGGCGCCGTCGCCAGCCTGTCCGCCCTCGCCACCGCCGTCATCAGCCTGCAGGGCGGGGCCGCGCAGGCCACGGCCAATGCCGCACCGCCGCCGCCGCAAGTGTCGGTGGCAACTGTCAGCGAGGCCGATGTCACTGCCTGGGACGAGTTCTCCGGCCGGCTGGAAGCCGTCGAACGCGTCGAGGTACGTTCGCGCGTCGCCGGTGCCGTGCAGGCCGTGCATTTCCGCGAAGGCGCGCTGGTGCGCCAGGGCGAGCTGTTGATCACGATCGACCCCGCGCCTTACCAGGCCGAAGTGGAACGCGCCGAGGCGCAGGTGGCCGCCGCGCAGGCGCGCCAGGCGCAGGCGCAGAGCGAGCACGCACGCGCCCAGCGCCTGTGGGAAGAGAGTGCCATCGCGCAGCGTGAGCTGGAAGAGCGCGCCAACGCCGAACGCGAAGCCGGCGCCAACCTGCGCGCCGCGCAGGCGCAACTGCAGGGCGCGCGCCTGAACCTGGGTTACACGCAGGTGCGCGCGCCGGTGTCGGGCCGCATCGGCAAGCTGGAAGTGACGCCTGGCAACCTGGTGGCCGCGGGCCCCGGCGCGCCGGTGCTCACCAACCTGGTTTCGGTGAGCCCGATCTATGCCAGCTTCGACGCCGACGAACAGGTGATCGCCCGCGCGCTGAAGGACCTGCCCGGTGGCGCCAGCGCCCGCCAGCTGATCGAACGCATCCCCGTGCAAATGGGCACCGGCACCAGCAGCGACACGCCTTATGCGGGCCACCTGCAGCTGGTCGACAACCAGGTGGACGCGAAGAGCGGAACCATCCGCCTGCGCGCCGCCTTCGACAACAAGGATGGCGCGCTCATTCCCGGCCAGTTCGCCCGCGTGCGCATGGGCCAGGCCCGCAGCACGCGCGCAGTGCTCGTCACCGAGCGCGCGGTCGGCACCGACCAGGAAAAGAAGTTCGTGCTGGTGGTGGGCGCGGACAACAAGGCGGAATACCGCGAAGTGACGCTGGGCGCCAGCAGCCACGGGCTGCGCGTGGTGCAGAGCGGCCTGAAGCCGGGCGAGCGCATCGTCGTCAACGGCCTGCAGCGGGTGCGCCCCGGCGCGGTGGTACAGCCGCAGCAAGTGACCATGGAAGCGAAGGCATGA
- a CDS encoding alpha/beta hydrolase, producing the protein MRSLPDLLELPGHAPMALRLHGDKRAAAGRLVLHLHGGAFTGGGLDSGECLAQLLAESGALVLSIAYPLAPEHPFPQAVEAGYAALSWLHQQRARIAGPKAQVFLAGEEAGGNLAAAIALVARDRAAPPLAGLVLVTPMLDPCTASASQRQAQGAEVQCRFAQGWGQYLPNPRDAEHPYAVPAYAQRLAGLPPTLVLAGEDDPMRDEATAFARRLEQAGVAVRTALVPATGWPESLETVAEPCPCAAVVQGEFARFLAAPVPQPS; encoded by the coding sequence ATGCGATCCTTGCCCGACCTCCTGGAGCTGCCCGGCCACGCGCCCATGGCCCTGCGCCTGCACGGCGACAAGCGTGCCGCCGCCGGCCGCCTGGTGCTGCACCTGCATGGCGGCGCCTTCACGGGCGGCGGCCTGGACAGCGGCGAGTGCCTGGCGCAACTGCTGGCCGAGAGCGGCGCGCTGGTGCTGTCCATCGCCTATCCGCTGGCGCCCGAGCATCCCTTCCCGCAAGCGGTGGAAGCGGGCTATGCGGCACTTTCCTGGCTGCACCAGCAGCGCGCGCGTATTGCCGGGCCCAAGGCGCAGGTGTTCCTGGCCGGCGAAGAAGCGGGCGGCAACCTGGCCGCTGCCATCGCGCTGGTGGCGCGCGACCGCGCCGCGCCGCCGCTGGCCGGCCTGGTGCTGGTAACGCCGATGCTCGACCCGTGCACGGCTTCCGCTTCGCAGCGGCAAGCCCAGGGCGCCGAGGTGCAGTGCCGCTTCGCCCAGGGCTGGGGCCAGTACCTGCCCAACCCGCGCGACGCCGAGCATCCTTATGCGGTGCCAGCGTACGCGCAGCGTCTGGCTGGCCTGCCGCCTACGCTGGTGCTGGCGGGCGAGGACGATCCCATGCGCGACGAAGCCACCGCTTTCGCGCGCCGCCTGGAGCAGGCCGGCGTTGCCGTCCGCACGGCGCTGGTCCCGGCCACCGGCTGGCCCGAGTCGCTGGAGACCGTGGCCGAGCCCTGTCCCTGCGCCGCGGTGGTGCAGGGCGAGTTCGCGCGCTTCCTTGCCGCGCCCGTGCCGCAGCCCTCGTAG